From the Heliangelus exortis chromosome 14, bHelExo1.hap1, whole genome shotgun sequence genome, one window contains:
- the GDPD2 gene encoding glycerophosphoinositol inositolphosphodiesterase GDPD2 isoform X1 — protein sequence MADPPGCCHPCATCLLCLYSCQWITAKKEKKKVLHTTKCDCSWFIFLFCVFVFTLVWLYFAIILLNDFHNFNEFIFKQRKLWLDWSLVLLIATAVLIIYLSVLLVLALCLQLCGQPLKLHWLHKTLLILTALVVAAAFTGLEIKWAEEWRSAHISLQATGPFLHIAVVGGMTFLAWPLASFIYCTYNTGLKVVLLLVYSALMIALYLAPLGIASPCIMEENQLPPKPALVGHRGAPMLAPENTLMSLHKAVDCDVQVFETDIMVSADGVPFLMHDEELTRTTNVQAVFPERAALNSTAFNWTDLQQLDAGSWFLERKPFPTVQSLSAGDRYQATKQRIPSLEEVLEAIKQSSISIMFDLRPENHSDYQTFVNATLEVILQSGIPLQQVLWLPDGFRKQVKQQAPGIQQVYGRKRLQNEMEPLLHVNLPYQDMSFEEIRQYRQDNISVNLYVVNQPWLFSVLWCSGVTSVTTNACQVLKEMKHPIWLLPSSTYLMIWIVVDCTSFLAILWAFLLMKKCSRRRQPAESETDVLLTKINSLMQQ from the exons ATGGCAGACCCAcctggctgctgccacccctgtgccacctgcctgctctgcctctACAGCTGCCAGTGGATCACTgccaagaaggagaaaaagaaggtcCTGCATACCACCAAG TGTGACTGCAGCTggttcattttcctcttctgcgTCTTCGTCTTCACACTGGTGTGGCTCTACTTCGCCATCATCCTCCTCAATGATTTCCACAACTTCAATGA GTTCATCTTCAAGCAGAGGAAGTTGTGGCTAGACTGGTCCCTGGTCCTGCTCATAGCTACAGCCGTGCTCATCATCTActtgtctgtgctgctg GTCCTTGCTTTGTGCTTGCAGCTTTGTGGTCAGCCCTTGAAGCTACATTGGCTGCACAAG ACCCTGCTGATCTTAACTGCTCTGGTGGTGGCTGCAGCCTTCACAGGGCTGGAAATAAAGTGGGCGGAGGAGTGGAGAAGTGCACATATCTCTCTGCAG GCAACAGGGCCCTTCCTGCACATTGCAGTCGTGGGGGGAATGACATTTCTTGCTTGGCCTCTGGCCAGTTTCATCTACTGCACCTACAACACAG GTCTCAAGGTGGTTTTGCTGCTTGTGTACAGTGCACTGATGATTGCACTGTATCTGGCTCCACTGGGAATTGCCTCCCCTTGCATCATGGAGGAGAACCAGCTGCCCCCCAAGCCAGCCCTGGTTGGCCACCGAGGAGCCCCCATG CTGGCCCCTGAAAACACCCTCATGTCACTACACAAAGCAGTGGACTGTGATGTGCAAGTCTTTGAGACAGACATCATGGTGAG TGCTGACGGGGTCCCGTTCCTCATGCATGACGAGGAACTCACCAGGACCACCAATGTGCAGGCTGTGTTCCCTGAGAGGGCTGCCCTGAACAGCACTGCCTTCAACTGGACAGACCTCCAGCAGTTGGATGCTGGCAGCTGGTTCCTAGAG CGGAAGCCGTTTCCCACCGTGCAGAGTCTTTCTGCTGGCGATCGCTACCAGGCAACTAAACAGAGgatcccatccctggaagaggTGCTAGAGGCAATCAAGCAGAGCAGCATCTCAATCATGTTTGACCTTCGGCCTGAGAACCACAGTGACTACCAGACCTTTGTCAATGCCACCCTAGAAGTGATCTTACAGTCAGGCATCCCACTGCAGCAG GTCCTCTGGCTGCCAGATGGGTTCAGGAAACAGGTCAAACAGCAAGCCCCAGGCATTCAACAAGTTTATGGCCGGAAGAGACTCCAGAATGAGATGGAACCACTGCTGCATGTCAATCTGCCCTACCAGGACATGAGCTTTGAGGAGATCAG GCAGTACCGCCAGGACAACATCTCTGTCAACTTGTATGTGGTGAACCAGCCCTGGCTCTTCTCTGTGTTGTGGTGCTCTGGGGTGACCTCTGTCACCACCAATGCCTGTCAGGTGCTGAAGGAGATGAAACACCCCATCTGGCTGCTC cccagcagcacttACCTTATGATCTGGATTGTTGTAGACTGCACTTCCTTCCTTGCCATCCTCTGGGCCTTCCTCTTGATGAA GAAATGCTCCCGGAGAAGACAGCCAGCAG agTCTGAGACAGATGTGCTGCTCACAAAGATCAACAGCTTGATGCAACAATGA
- the GDPD2 gene encoding glycerophosphoinositol inositolphosphodiesterase GDPD2 isoform X2 → MRCDCSWFIFLFCVFVFTLVWLYFAIILLNDFHNFNEFIFKQRKLWLDWSLVLLIATAVLIIYLSVLLVLALCLQLCGQPLKLHWLHKTLLILTALVVAAAFTGLEIKWAEEWRSAHISLQATGPFLHIAVVGGMTFLAWPLASFIYCTYNTGLKVVLLLVYSALMIALYLAPLGIASPCIMEENQLPPKPALVGHRGAPMLAPENTLMSLHKAVDCDVQVFETDIMVSADGVPFLMHDEELTRTTNVQAVFPERAALNSTAFNWTDLQQLDAGSWFLERKPFPTVQSLSAGDRYQATKQRIPSLEEVLEAIKQSSISIMFDLRPENHSDYQTFVNATLEVILQSGIPLQQVLWLPDGFRKQVKQQAPGIQQVYGRKRLQNEMEPLLHVNLPYQDMSFEEIRQYRQDNISVNLYVVNQPWLFSVLWCSGVTSVTTNACQVLKEMKHPIWLLPSSTYLMIWIVVDCTSFLAILWAFLLMKKCSRRRQPAESETDVLLTKINSLMQQ, encoded by the exons ATGAGA TGTGACTGCAGCTggttcattttcctcttctgcgTCTTCGTCTTCACACTGGTGTGGCTCTACTTCGCCATCATCCTCCTCAATGATTTCCACAACTTCAATGA GTTCATCTTCAAGCAGAGGAAGTTGTGGCTAGACTGGTCCCTGGTCCTGCTCATAGCTACAGCCGTGCTCATCATCTActtgtctgtgctgctg GTCCTTGCTTTGTGCTTGCAGCTTTGTGGTCAGCCCTTGAAGCTACATTGGCTGCACAAG ACCCTGCTGATCTTAACTGCTCTGGTGGTGGCTGCAGCCTTCACAGGGCTGGAAATAAAGTGGGCGGAGGAGTGGAGAAGTGCACATATCTCTCTGCAG GCAACAGGGCCCTTCCTGCACATTGCAGTCGTGGGGGGAATGACATTTCTTGCTTGGCCTCTGGCCAGTTTCATCTACTGCACCTACAACACAG GTCTCAAGGTGGTTTTGCTGCTTGTGTACAGTGCACTGATGATTGCACTGTATCTGGCTCCACTGGGAATTGCCTCCCCTTGCATCATGGAGGAGAACCAGCTGCCCCCCAAGCCAGCCCTGGTTGGCCACCGAGGAGCCCCCATG CTGGCCCCTGAAAACACCCTCATGTCACTACACAAAGCAGTGGACTGTGATGTGCAAGTCTTTGAGACAGACATCATGGTGAG TGCTGACGGGGTCCCGTTCCTCATGCATGACGAGGAACTCACCAGGACCACCAATGTGCAGGCTGTGTTCCCTGAGAGGGCTGCCCTGAACAGCACTGCCTTCAACTGGACAGACCTCCAGCAGTTGGATGCTGGCAGCTGGTTCCTAGAG CGGAAGCCGTTTCCCACCGTGCAGAGTCTTTCTGCTGGCGATCGCTACCAGGCAACTAAACAGAGgatcccatccctggaagaggTGCTAGAGGCAATCAAGCAGAGCAGCATCTCAATCATGTTTGACCTTCGGCCTGAGAACCACAGTGACTACCAGACCTTTGTCAATGCCACCCTAGAAGTGATCTTACAGTCAGGCATCCCACTGCAGCAG GTCCTCTGGCTGCCAGATGGGTTCAGGAAACAGGTCAAACAGCAAGCCCCAGGCATTCAACAAGTTTATGGCCGGAAGAGACTCCAGAATGAGATGGAACCACTGCTGCATGTCAATCTGCCCTACCAGGACATGAGCTTTGAGGAGATCAG GCAGTACCGCCAGGACAACATCTCTGTCAACTTGTATGTGGTGAACCAGCCCTGGCTCTTCTCTGTGTTGTGGTGCTCTGGGGTGACCTCTGTCACCACCAATGCCTGTCAGGTGCTGAAGGAGATGAAACACCCCATCTGGCTGCTC cccagcagcacttACCTTATGATCTGGATTGTTGTAGACTGCACTTCCTTCCTTGCCATCCTCTGGGCCTTCCTCTTGATGAA GAAATGCTCCCGGAGAAGACAGCCAGCAG agTCTGAGACAGATGTGCTGCTCACAAAGATCAACAGCTTGATGCAACAATGA